A stretch of Lathyrus oleraceus cultivar Zhongwan6 chromosome 6, CAAS_Psat_ZW6_1.0, whole genome shotgun sequence DNA encodes these proteins:
- the LOC127092313 gene encoding heavy metal-associated isoprenylated plant protein 39 produces the protein MKKVVLKLEINKNKIKKKAMKTVLGLSGVESFSVDIKEKRLTLIGNIDAVKVVAKLRKLCDVEIISVGPAKEEEKYEPKDSTKQNRTNPMFYGADSIEEGPRPNRCVIM, from the exons ATGAAG AAAGTTGTGTTAAAGTTGGagataaataaaaacaaaatcaAGAAAAAAGCTATGAAAACCGTCTTAGGCCTTTCAG gagTTGAATCATTTTCAGTGGAtattaaagagaagagattgacctTAATAGGAAACATTGATGCAGTAAAAGTAGTGGCTAAGCTTAGAAAGCTTTGCGATGTAGAAATAATCTCTGTTGGACCAGCTAAAGAGGAAGAGAAATATGAACCTAAGGATTCAACAAAACAAAATAGGACTAACCCTATGTTCTATGGTGCTGATAGCATTGAAGAGGGTCCTCGTCCTAATAGGTGTGTTATCATGTAA